In the genome of Candidatus Electrothrix rattekaaiensis, the window GCCCTTTGCCCTGCCACATTGTGTCGGGTAAAAAATACCCGTTTCGGCAACGAAAAACGTTGACAGACAGCTGAGGGGAACGTATCCTTAGATATATAACATAAGGCGTGCTTATTAATGAGCAGGTTCCTTGCTTTCTGAATGAATCAGGAAGCTGATAAAGCCACAACCGTCGCGAGGCGGTGTCGGAAAGCCACGGATCTCCCACAAAGGAGACCGCCGGGTTACCTGCCTTTCTCTTCATATCAGGAGGTATGTTATGCGAACTACGGAAATAATATCCTACGTAGGTTCAACTATCCTGACAGGATATATTCCTGTCATATTCCCCTTCCCATTTTTTGTACAGGCAAGAAGCCGAACCGTCTGTTACGCAAAATCCTCTGATCCAGCAAGACAATGGTTAGCTGGAGAAGCGGCACCTGTTAACTCGCAACTTCGAGCGCGGTACCATTTGCATCCCAAATTTCTTCGAGTTCCATAAACAGTTGTACTGTTATGGTGACCTACAGTTTTTTACTCGTATGAAAAAATATTCGGGGGCAGATCATGAAAACGGAAAAAGTATATTCAATTAACTTTGATTTTAGGAAGAGAGAGCAGAAAAGAATCCTTGAATACATGCAGCAGAGAGGGTATAAACTGCTGGGATTTAAAGGTGCTGAAAGTGACGGGCAGGTTGCCGGAATCCCTGTTTGGTTTTCTGTTCCATACATCAGGATGGCCGGTGAGGTGAAAAATATCTACCAATCCCTGTATAAAGTGTATTATGTGGAATCTTCAACCCCGTCAGACAAGTCAATCCGGATGACAGCTCTGTCCGAGGTAGTGGAACTCGGCTCCAAAGTGACTCTTCAGAAAGACGGAAGCTTTTCAGTGGAACCGGGTGGGCCGGAAAATGCTATACTTTTTGTTAATAACAGGGCTGCCAGCAGTGAGCCAATTACTGCCGGACTTGCATCTCTTGTTAACGGAAAATATGCACCGTTTTGCGCCTTCAAGGTTGCTCCACAGAAGCCCTTACGAATGGAGCCCAACGATAAAGTCTGCTTATTTGCAATTCCTACAGTCGAAAGAGCCGGGTCAGTTGCAGCTCAGGTTCTTGCTGAAGGAGCTCTGTTCAAGCTTGATGCGCCTTCTAACCGTTTATGCCTAGAGATGAAGCAGGAAGGGGGCGGATTCAGCCCGGTATGCTGGGATATGCCGATAACAGAAGTGCATTCAGGAGAACCGCTGACCCAGCTGATGGATTCGCATCATTAACAGATAAAGGAAAAACAGCGTCAGTCTCAATACATCTGCAAGCAACACAGCCAGTCGGGCTTTTCCTGATTTTGGAAAGCCCGATATGCTTTTTTTTATCGCTTTTCTATCCTTTTTTATTCTTTTTTACTCTTTTTTACTCTATTGCCCTTGCAAAACAGAGCGTTTTTTGCCAAATATGCTCTTCATAGAAAAATCAGAAAAAACTTCATCGCCTCATAGCCATCATTTTCAGAATATTAATGGAAGAAAATTACTGCCTTGTTATCACCACCTATGCAGACGAGGAAAACGGGAAAAAGATCATTGATGCTCTGCTCACCGAACGTTTAGCTGCCTGCGTCCAAGTTATGCCGATCCAAAGTTATTACCATTGGCAGGGGAAAATAACCACCGATGATGAAAAACTCCTCCTGATCAAAACGAAATCTTCTCTCTATACCAAGGTAGAGAAAGCCATTATCACCCTTCATGATTATGAACTGCCCGAGGTGATTCAATTACCGATCTCAGCAGGATTTTCCGGGTACCTGAATTGGCTTGAAAAAGAGTGCTGTTAAACCTTCACATGTCCTTTTTACTTGTTCTTTTTTCGGCGTACCTCCTTGATCTCCTCTTAGGAGATCCACGTTGGTTGCCCCATCCAGTCCGTATCATCGGGCGAATCGCCTTACTGGCGGAATCCTGGACCAGAAAGTTTCCTGTGGACGCACATAATAGCGGTAGACTGGCTGTGCTCATAGTCCTGTGCAGCACCGGCGGAGCCTGTCTTGGCCTTTTTTTTTTCTTATCCCTTACACCGCAGCCTTTTTTTCTTTTGGGTGCTCTCCTTATCCTCTACACTACCATTGCAGCCCACGATCTGATTCGCCACGCCCGTCAGGTTCTCACTGCACTTTCTCTTGATCTGGAGACGGCAAGAAAACGAGTGAGTATGATAGTAGGGAGAGATACAGAACAGCTGGACGAAGCAGGCATTGTGCGAGCCTGCGTGGAGAGCGTTGCGGAAAACATGTCGGACGGTATTGTCGCGCCGCTCTTCTGGGCAACAACAGGAGCCGCTTGCGGGCAATACTTCAACGGAAATCCTGCTATCTGGGGAACAACAGCGGCCATGCTGTATAAGGCTGCCAACACTATGGACTCTATGTTCGGGTATAAAAACGAACGATATCTCCAATTTGGTTCCTGTGCAGCCCGACTTGATGATGTGATCAATTTTCTTCCTGCCCGGATTTCAGGGCTATCCCTTGTTCTTGCAGCCTTGCTTTGCCGTCCTGCCTGCCGTTCTGATATGAAAAATAGTTTTCGGGTACTTGTAAGAGATAAGCAGCAGCATAGCAGCCCTAATTCAGGCTGGCCAGAAGCGGCTATGGCTGGTGCTCTTGGAATTCAGCTTGGCGGCGAGTCATCATATTTTGGCAAACCGGCTGAAAAACCAACCATTGGCGACTCTTTTGTATCGCCCCAAGCGCACCATATTTTCCAAGCCAACACCTTGGTCTTGACCGCCTCATCACTCTGTCTCTTTTGTTTCGGTGCCGTGTATCTACTGATATTATTTTATATTTAATTACAAGATATTGCAAATTCTCCGCAAAAAACAGGAGAACTCTATAAAGATTTTCTCGAATCTCTCCGCATCTTCTTGTAATGAAAATTATTTTCTGTTATAATCATTTAGTTAAATTACC includes:
- the cutA gene encoding divalent-cation tolerance protein CutA, coding for MEENYCLVITTYADEENGKKIIDALLTERLAACVQVMPIQSYYHWQGKITTDDEKLLLIKTKSSLYTKVEKAIITLHDYELPEVIQLPISAGFSGYLNWLEKECC
- the cbiB gene encoding adenosylcobinamide-phosphate synthase CbiB; the protein is MSFLLVLFSAYLLDLLLGDPRWLPHPVRIIGRIALLAESWTRKFPVDAHNSGRLAVLIVLCSTGGACLGLFFFLSLTPQPFFLLGALLILYTTIAAHDLIRHARQVLTALSLDLETARKRVSMIVGRDTEQLDEAGIVRACVESVAENMSDGIVAPLFWATTGAACGQYFNGNPAIWGTTAAMLYKAANTMDSMFGYKNERYLQFGSCAARLDDVINFLPARISGLSLVLAALLCRPACRSDMKNSFRVLVRDKQQHSSPNSGWPEAAMAGALGIQLGGESSYFGKPAEKPTIGDSFVSPQAHHIFQANTLVLTASSLCLFCFGAVYLLILFYI